The DNA sequence TAGCCAGGTGTCAAaggagtaggtaggtaataccgTGAgtaaagccccatttagacagttcaagaacttgcatgcaataaGTATTCGGTTGCTTACTACATAGCAcaaagggctcatttagacgatgcgagaactcgatACGAGAGTTTCattcggttgaattggacgtaaccaacagtccgctatctaactaaaatcgcatgcgagtattgcgagttcgcgcgccgtctaaatcagccctaatgcAGTCAATCGCTCATAATGCCGCGATGAAgcgaaaatcgcatgcaagttcttgaaccgtcTAAGCGGCTTAAACCAACTGCTAACTAGATTCTGGATAATCCTTACCTCTTTTTCTTTCCGCGCCAACCACTGCTCAAATACCTGTCTCTTCTTCGCTTCATTCCTCTCTCTCTCCTCCTTAGCAGTAGTGGTGGTAGAAACCGACGTGACGGACAATCTGAACGTGTCCTGTCCCTCTCTGTACGTGCGGTCATCACGAGGAGTAACGTCCTCATCTTGAATGGGACCGATCTCTAGGCGACAGGATTTGCGTTTGATGCTGGAAGTGGATGAAGCTCGCCCGGAGAGGCAGGGAGTTGAGTTGCTTCTGTATGAGCTGGAAGGTAACGCGACGCAAATCACTAAGTTATGGACGTAGACAGGAAATGTCCTGACTCGGAGAGTAATGACTCTCCGTGTTTACTAATGCCGCAATGTTATTAGATCAGTCCTTGAGCGTCTTGAGGGTTGAGTTACTCTTTAAATATTTTCGGACAGCCATCAGTCAGCAATATATTTGCAGCTTATCAATTACCTACAGATATTTCTAGAATAGATAGATGAATATGATCTTATTTGCCATGCGGTTTAACGAATGAGTTTTAGGGAACTTCAAAAAcgaaaaatcatttaaaacattaagtacctacctaccagcTGCGTGCCTGCGGCAGCTGCTATTGGGTAAAAGAAAACTTAAATAAAAGAAGGAAGAAATTTAAAGGCGCACGAAGTTCTGGACATAGATTAAAATTTGTTCTGGATATGATATAATTATCCTGGCAGCGTGGGGCCTAGAACTCCACCAAGTCTTTTATACCCAGCAGTGGGACTGGGATGAGTGGGACGTATAAAAACTGAAATAAACGTTAGTTAAGTACCTGTGCGGGTGTGGAGTGACGTCCGCACAAGACTGCCCCGAATGCAGCGACGTCACCGACTGCGACGCCTCCACCGGCTCAATATATATCGCCGAGTTTATATATCGCGTCTTGCTCTTCCTCGAAGCATCGGAATCCGTATCGCTATGGTAATGTATGTTCTCGCCGGCTCCGTCGAAAACGTGGTTAGAAGCCTTCCGGACGGTCACGCATTCGCTGTTCCTAGCACTGTCCCCAAAATTACGTTTATCTATGTCGCTTGCCATCTTTTAacctttgttttaaaatatttagattaaaaataaattatacaaattaaacataaaatagtTGACAAATAGGTAAATCGTGGTTGTCAAAAAGATTTGCCCAAAGAGCATTCACTACATGGATTTGCCAATGTCGATGTAATGTCAGTGGGGATTCTAAAATCGAATGTGAAATAGTGGTAGGCGCGAAGAAGTGGTAAAAAGTTTTCATACCTTGCCGAAAAGCTAAGTGGCGAGTCAGGTCATAAGgccatctctttcactcttggttGGTCTTTACAAGGGTAAAGGAGATACCTACATTATGATCTCGGTCGCCAGTTAGTTTTACGGCAAGTATAGGTAGCGTGCATGacctatagggggcagcacaggagccgtcagatttttggcgcgagtcGTAAATGTGgagtttatgcttccgatgtagcccccaagatggcagaacctactaatCTTACTATGCACATAAAACAttcgagaacggtagatggcagcacttgctttggcaatgtacatgtttatgtttcagattcgagccacaagatggcagagcCTCCACTTGCTGGCGCGAGTGCACGGatcgaagttacatatgtcttggTATGAGCAACGCTAACTGACACGGACGCACTGCGACGGATTTTAGGCACAATGACCACTCGCGCCACCAGAGtagtgtaataaaaaataaaggaatgtctcctttaagtaaaatgagctaacttaaggatttaaggatttattttggattccctccagggcccgacttatctttccacactgtaggtatatttattagtaataaatatacctacagtgtggaaagataagtatacctatgagcagagatatatataactccgtataagataaataaagtctatgaaaaaaacgtgcctcggaaatcaagaataagtcattctcgaatagatggcgccatatacctttggcctattctcggctagatagcgttgacgacaccgtttgatatttaacaatttttacacatatcagtgaaagaacatgggtcagtatggaacaataaaaattaaaaatcatttatccataaacatattttgattaatttatacattttcaattttattttaagttttaatcgtgtgtcgatagatggcagtaaatgtaccgtgactacaaaatttactttggcaatagccctctatactatctattctctttgctatgaGTATACCTAACGGAGACCCTCAAATCTCAGTGCTGCCATCTAGATAGTTTTCGAATAATATATGAAAGTTCAGGACATAATATTGCCAAAAATCTGGATTTTGGAAAATTTTACAGGATATTAAATTAAAAGGAAGTTATCATTTTGGACGTGGGACAATATGGTATTGCACAAAATTGATCTTTaccatttttatataaaatttgttaattatggtgtatcatcaattcatcaaaGAGTAGG is a window from the Cydia fagiglandana chromosome 13, ilCydFagi1.1, whole genome shotgun sequence genome containing:
- the LOC134670380 gene encoding nucleolar protein 58-like, with translation MASDIDKRNFGDSARNSECVTVRKASNHVFDGAGENIHYHSDTDSDASRKSKTRYINSAIYIEPVEASQSVTSLHSGQSCADVTPHPHSSYRSNSTPCLSGRASSTSSIKRKSCRLEIGPIQDEDVTPRDDRTYREGQDTFRLSVTSVSTTTTAKEERERNEAKKRQVFEQWLARKEKEKREKARLEKLKRQQPPTTTPEQREESYRRWLECKRSQNERRKAEEIVHKFKNAERLAEERNMRERAKEEKLAEWIRRKEEEMKLMKTREERRAARLAIEEQRKRAESERAYRDWLRTSRNKPLPVPLNQGELSMRGSVSKMYINPIPWQSPT